Within Vicia villosa cultivar HV-30 ecotype Madison, WI linkage group LG1, Vvil1.0, whole genome shotgun sequence, the genomic segment TTTCTAACTCACGATTGGATAACATTAAGATAATATTGATTGCACTATTCGAGATGATACCTGGATAGAAGTGAGAATTGCAGCTACATCATATATAGGACTCCACTGATTTTGCAATATATCCAGACAAATACTTCCATCAGCATAAACTGTCCAGAGTAGCAATTACATTAGTTGGCAGATACCTAACTAATGTAATGAATTAGGTTTGTACTTTCAACCTAATACTTACTGTTTGGGTGAAACATTCGGGAGACAAACCGTACAGTGGGTGGCTTGTTCGGATAATCCTCGGaaaattgaagagtcaacttaaACGTGCCTGAATAACTCAAACGTAGACACGTAGTTTTGTAAACATATCTAATTTCATGATAATCTCAAAACACATAACATAAACATCATATCATAAATATAATAGTATCATTAAAAATACACAATATAGAAAAATAACCTAATTGACACCGGTATTACAATTACTTAAAGATAGAAGCTGTAGTAACGAAGTGACTCACCTCCATCCCATGGAGTATCATCAGGACTGCAATCCAAAGCAGACAAGAAAGCAGAAATCGCTTATCCATTCATACTTAAACaaagtgaataaaataaaaacaaaagtgacTAAATTATACAAGTATACATAATGATATGCATCTTTATACAATTTTCAATCCAACTCACCCAAATATAACAGCATTCCACAGCATGATGTTGTTATCGTGAGGAGCACCACTGATTCCAGCAGGTGGATCCTGTTGCAGCCTCTTGAAATCTCTCATCAGTCTCTTCCTAGCCGGAGTCGACATCGCTACCACCTACCTAAAAACCAACAGCCACAAAAAAAAACCTAGATCAATATATTCATGCAGTACACAATCAAACATGAAGCAAATcctgaaattcaaaattcaatatCGTAGGATTTTGATAATCAATGGTCAGAATAGAATTTGACGATAAAATTGGGGAGTAATAATCATACAGTGAATCGGTAAGAAAACGCAAAAGGTGAAACAGTGGGGATTTCAATTTTAGGGTTTAGATTCAGATCGAGAGTATATATGAATGATGAAAGCGAAAACAATGATTAAAAATGATtgttgattgattaattgatgaataataaataaatagaggaaATGAATTGAAAATGGAGAAAATGGACTGACCTGTTTGTTAGTGTGTGATAATAATGATGAGATGGGAAAGGAAAGGGAAAGGGAAAAGGAAGTAAGTAAGAGGTGAGATCGAATGGAAAGCAAGGGCGGCTGAGGAAAAGTTGGTTTTAGAATTTAGAAGAGGCGTGGTGTGGTGTGGTGTGGTGTTAATTGGTTTCGATTCGGGTCTAATCACCGTCCCCTTCACTCTCTGCCAATTGtcgcttcttttttatttttatccatTAAATTCACCAACTAacattttcatatattttatttttattttattaaattataatacAACACTCCACCCATTTTTTCTACACTCATTTTTTTACTCACAATACTCCACACAATATATGTTTTTTaataggtgaattcttatctacccaactcaaaaaattGGATAAAGTTATCTTCTAtataaaatgctttgaaaacaacaaacaattataatatttaataaataattaaatgtgttaagatTAGATGACATCATATGATTGGCAGAATGTACACTAccaaactttttgtgatgggtagagaagttgttccCTTCTcaataacttaattaatacctatCAAATTCATCGTCTTTTGTTATAAATTTAACCAAAATAATATAGAGACGAAGGAgataaagaaaagaagataaatgATTTTATATTATTCTCTTTAAATTTTGTTTAACATTGTAACATGGTTAAATTTATGGCACATGATTAATAACAACCATTAACTTAAGGAATACATAAAGGTTAGAAATTTAACTCATCCGAGTTAAGGAGTAtaaaaacattgaggacaatagACATCCACatttatttactattattcattACACCCCTTTGAATGTTCATTGAGGATATCTCTCGTTAAAATCTTACTAGAAAAAATTCAGTGCGAAAAAATCTTGTAAAGAAAAAAAAGTACaatatccttttaaaataaatttatctcTCCCCCTCAACTGAACGATCATTTCTTCGACGATGAAGACCAATCTTTTGTAGTTGATTAAAAGTTCTACTTGTgagtgactttgtgaaaaggATGCAAGATTATCACATGAACATATTTGTTGAATGTTTATATCACCATTCTTTTGAAGATCATGAGTgaaaaagaactttgaaaaaaatgtgttttgtcTGGTCTCATTTAATGTAACCATATTTCAATTGAGCGATGCATGcagtattatcttcatatatggtcGTTGTGTTTAATTTTTCAGAAGATAAACCACAAGTTTTTTGTATGTGTTGAATTAAAGATCTCAACCAAACACATTCTTGACTTGCCTCATGCAACGCTAAAAGTTCTACATTATTAGATGATATTTTTATTATGGTTTGTTTCACTGATCTCCATGAAATAGTTGTACCACCACATGTAAGCAAATAACATGTTTGTGATCTACCATTATGAGGATCTAACAAGTAACATGCATCTACATAACTTGTTAATTCAAATTTGGATACTTTGGTAACAAACCCATGTCTATTGTACCTCTAAGGTAacaaagtatatgtttgactccatTCCAATGTCTTCTTGTAGGTGAAAATTTGTATCTTGCAAATAGATTGATAGTAAATGATATATCATGATATGTACAATTATTAAGGTAAATTAGTGCTCTAATTGCAcagagatatggtacttcaggaacAAAcaattcttcattcttttcttgaggtctgaaaggatctttctccaTATTTAAAGATCTAACAAACAATGGAGTAGACAACatgtgacatttgtccatatagaagcgttttaacactttttctatttagccttcttgatgtacaaatattcctttgtccaaatgctcaatttgtaaacctagacataattttgtctttcttaggtccttcatctcaaactctttctttaaataATTCATAGTTTTGAAAGCTTTTTAGGAGTTTCAATAATgttcatgtcatccacatagacataTTTGTATAACCCTTTCTAAGAAAATATTCACTGAGacgattataccacatgcgtccAAATTGTTTCAGCCCATTGAGAGATTGTTCAATCTTATGGAGTAGATTTCTCAAGATCCAAAATTATGTGCATTTGGTATATTAAATCATCTGGAAGTTTCATGTAAATTTCACTATCAAGGGAACTATACATATAAGCAGTTACAACATCCATCGTGTGCAAATTAAGTCCTTCATATGCTACAAGACTTATTAAATATCGAAAAGTGCTTGCATCCATTACAGGTGAATATATCTCATCAAAATCAATTATAGGTCTTTGCGGAAATCCTTGAGCGACAAGTCAAGCTTTGTACCtcataatttcattttttttcattttgttttcgtTCGAAAACCCATTTGTATCCAACTGacttcacaccttgaggtgttcggactacaggtccaaaaactTGTCTTTTGTAGAGTGAGTTTAATTTTGCTTCACTTGCATCTTTCCATTTTAGTCATTCCTCACTTTGTCTACAATTTTTAATAAACGTTGGTTCTTGATCCTCTTTGTCACTTATCTCATTTAGCGCAATATTGTATgcaaaaacatcatcaatgtCGACTCTGTGTCAGTTCCGTTGTATTTCATTTTGGatataatttatcgagatctctttattttcatgagtTTCAGGTACTTGGTCAATCTCTTTTAGAGATGAAATGTTCATTATGTAAGAGGATTCTTTTAGATTTTATATCCTCCTCACTTGGGCCATCTTTATTCTTAGCTCCCTTTCTTGTTCgaggatttttatctttggaaccGAGTGGTCTGCCACGCTTCATGCATAGTTGAGACTCATTAGATTGTCCAACAAGGATATCAATTTTTATTAGAGCATTTGCAGCTAATATATATGATTTAGTCCCACCTTTTGGATCAGTGAATGCATTTGGTAATTGATTTGCTAAGTTTTGcagataaattatattttaaacttctagtTCACTTTGCTTTGTTCGAGGATCAAGATGGGATAATGGTAATTCATCCCAATTGATCTCTTTTTCCAACTTCTTATTATCTCTCCCTAATGCCGGAAAATTTGGTCCATTAAAATGACAATCTGCAAAATAAGCAGTGAATAATTCTCTTGTTGTTGGTTCAAGGTACTTTACAATATATGGAGATTCATATCGAACATATATTCCCATCCTCCTTTGAGGACCCATCTTATTACAGTGTGGTAGAGAAATTGGAACATACACTGCACATCCAAAAATTCTTAAATGAGAAATATTAGGTTCTTTACCACAAACTAATTATGAAGGGGAACAAGTGTGGTAACTCGTTGGCCTGATGCGAATCAATGTTGCACCATGCAAAATTGcatgtccccaagcagaaactaGGATTTTTCGTCTCATAACAAGTGGTATTGCAATTAATTTTATACGTTTAATAAATGATTTTACAAGTCCATTTTGTGTATGAACATGTGCTAATGGGTGTTCAATGCCAATCAAATCGTGAATGCCACAACTATCCAACTTGGATGCAAAGTGTTGAAATTTAAACTTAACATATTGAAAACAATGATAATGAAAACAAGAGCAGGAAAATATTTAAAGGTTGGTTTTTTAATGTAATCATTAATTTCTCTAGTAATTTCTTGTTAAAAATGTTTAACGTTAGTTGTAGTTGTATCATGtaaaatgtttaatatttttattgttgtttctTAAATTTAGTATTTAACGATtatattgattttgtttatttgttgttgttgagatttaatgtttaaagactcgatgaattttgttgttgttattgtttttgttgttgaggTTTAATGTTTAagattctattgattttgtttttgttgttgttgatgatgatgaggaaGATGTATAATATATCAAAAATTTAGTGCTTTGtagattaaaatgaaaaaataggTTAAAACTAAAATTTTGTAAACAAGACTTTATCCCTCGGTTTTTGTTAAAAACCAAGGTAAAAAGTAGCGCATTTTTTAAAATCCAAAACATGCAATTGATGGGGATCAAACCCAAGACCAGTGCTTTTTCCCCCTTGGTTATTCAAAAACCAAGGCGTAAAGTGGCAGGCTTTCACGTCACTCATCTTTACCTCGCCTGTGTAACCGAGGTTATATCCCCTTCATGTCCGAGGGGAAATGAAGTTATTTATAGTAGTGTTACTAAAGTCAAGCATAAAGTAGTTAAAATAGTTAAAGATGCAAATCAAACTATCAGGGTTTTATGGACTTGACTCTCTGATGATGAAACCAAATGAAATCTAACCCAAACCTCATCTCAAGTGAACTCAAACAAGTGTCTACGAGTGAGAACATCTTACTAGACTTAAAAAGTATATGAAAGCCTGCCTTGAACGTCCGAGTGAACATATCGTAAAAGTATAAGAGCTTTCTCGAAAAAATACATGGCTAAATCACACACATATACACACATTTTTTAAACCTATTTTTTTTCAAGGAAAACTTTTGGAAAAATGTCACGAAGTCGTGCCAGATGAGTTAGGAACAATCAGGAAAATTATGAGCAAGTTTTTGCTCTTATCAATCGATTGACACCTCTTATAATTGATTAGAACAATTCAAAATTGCGCCCTAAGCAATTAGGACGAAACCTTAATGATGGAAAACTACTAAAaaaatttcctttcctttttgaGCTTTTGTTAATTGATTAATTTATGCCTACCAATCAATTGGTGCATGTTATCAATTGAATGACAAGTCATAAATGGTCCTAAAACTCTTTCTTATTTTATGtcaacctctagcctataaagAAAGGTCCCTTTCCCCTCTTTTTCACATCGAGAAACGTGGTTTCACTTCTTACTTCTCATTCTCTcgctaaaaaattattttgtttactttctctcactaaaAGTTTAGACGTAGTGCTTTTCGAGAAAATCATTTGGCAAATGAGGAAGTTGTAACTCTAGAAGGGTAGTTTTGTAAGTTCACCAAGGAAGTTTTTGTTTTTACCTTGGTTGAAAATTTTATATATCCATTTAGGAATTTTTTGTTTGGGTTCGAAGGTAAACTCGTAAAAACCTTTAGTTTAGGGATTGTGTGATCAAACTCGTTTAGGTTCGAAAAC encodes:
- the LOC131635492 gene encoding ubiquitin-conjugating enzyme E2 2-like — translated: MSTPARKRLMRDFKRLQQDPPAGISGAPHDNNIMLWNAVIFGPDDTPWDGGTFKLTLQFSEDYPNKPPTVRFVSRMFHPNIYADGSICLDILQNQWSPIYDVAAILTSIQSLLCDPNPNSPANSEAARMYSENKREYNKRVRETVEQSWTAD